The nucleotide sequence ACAGTGTTGATGAAATCCGTGAAGGAAAGCAAATTTGATTCCGTACAGATCATTATTATTCCATAACACTGATACTATGACAGCTCAGTGCTGCTGTTCAGATAGGATTTTAGGATAGGCTCTTAATAGTTGATCTTAAGATCAAGGTTCACTTCTTCAACCCGTTCCTGTATGCCAAGAGCTCTTACAATCGTTTCGAATTGACGTGTGTTTTTGGACACAAGGATCCGCATAATACCATTATTCTGCGCAGCTACATCCTGATGGCGCAGGTATGTCTTTACATGTCTTACGGTATTGACAGCAGGATCAACCAATTGTACTTTCTGATAAACACTTGAAATGTGTTCTTTGATCATTGATAGGTGTGTGCTCCCCAATATTATGACATCTATTTTTGGATTGGAACTTATGGCGGCTGTATTATTTGATATAGTCTCCTTTACAAGACCATAGTCTTCTAGAAACTTTCCGGATTCAACTACATCTATGATTGGTGATGCATTGACATTGATTATCCTTGTAGTCATGATGAAGGGTTTGACATAATCATCAAGTGCTGTACTCTGTGTTATCCCTTCTGTAGCAAGTAATGCAATAAATTTTGACTTTGAAAGTGAAACAGCTTCCTCAATATTTAGATATACACCAAACACTGGAATGTTTGTGTATACTTTGCATTCTCTTAAAACCTGTATTGATGGTGTTATGGAAGCAACAATTATTATTTTAGGACCAAACCTTTCTAGATATTTCAAAGTCTGTATAATTATCGATTTCAACTGTTCTTTCGTTTTCTTACCATATGGATATCGTGCTCTGTCAGCTAGATACACTATTGATTCGCCGGGAATTTCCTTTCTTAACAATCGTATAACAGAGAGGGAACCTACGCCAGAATCGAACACGGCAATGGGCCTGTTATCCATGGAATTGTAATAGTATACATACTAATAATGTGATTGCTGAATGCTCAAGTTAGTAGTTTGTCGCTTTTATCAATAATAATACACACCTAAAATTAATAATAAAATGTAACAGGAAC is from Nitrososphaerales archaeon and encodes:
- a CDS encoding aspartate/glutamate racemase family protein, which encodes MDNRPIAVFDSGVGSLSVIRLLRKEIPGESIVYLADRARYPYGKKTKEQLKSIIIQTLKYLERFGPKIIIVASITPSIQVLRECKVYTNIPVFGVYLNIEEAVSLSKSKFIALLATEGITQSTALDDYVKPFIMTTRIINVNASPIIDVVESGKFLEDYGLVKETISNNTAAISSNPKIDVIILGSTHLSMIKEHISSVYQKVQLVDPAVNTVRHVKTYLRHQDVAAQNNGIMRILVSKNTRQFETIVRALGIQERVEEVNLDLKINY